One part of the Roseomonas gilardii genome encodes these proteins:
- a CDS encoding ABC transporter ATP-binding protein, with amino-acid sequence MLEVVDLVGGYGRARILQGLSFRVGAGELVMLLGRNGAGKSTTLKTIMGLLRAESGGIRFGGREITGWEPHRIARAGLGYVPEERRIFADLTVMENLEVGRQAPREGLPPWTPERLFALFPNLGRMRDRPGGRMSGGEQQMLTIARTLMGNPRLLLLDEPGEGLAPVIVEQMAQAVLRLKAEGLTILLAEQNPHFARGVADRAVVLEKGRAVWSGAPEALAADEAVRRRYLAV; translated from the coding sequence ATGCTGGAGGTCGTGGATCTCGTCGGCGGCTATGGCCGCGCCCGCATCCTGCAGGGGCTGTCCTTCCGGGTCGGAGCGGGCGAGCTGGTGATGCTGCTGGGCCGCAACGGCGCGGGCAAGAGCACCACGCTCAAGACCATCATGGGACTGCTGCGGGCGGAGAGCGGCGGCATCCGCTTCGGCGGGCGCGAGATCACGGGCTGGGAGCCGCACCGCATCGCCCGCGCCGGGCTCGGCTACGTGCCGGAGGAGCGGCGGATCTTCGCCGATCTCACGGTGATGGAGAATCTGGAGGTCGGCCGGCAGGCGCCGCGCGAGGGGCTGCCGCCCTGGACGCCGGAACGGCTCTTCGCGCTCTTTCCCAATCTCGGCCGGATGCGCGACCGGCCCGGGGGGCGGATGAGCGGCGGCGAGCAGCAGATGTTGACCATCGCCCGCACGCTGATGGGCAATCCGCGCCTGCTGCTGCTGGACGAGCCGGGCGAGGGCCTGGCGCCGGTGATCGTGGAGCAGATGGCGCAGGCAGTGCTGCGGCTGAAGGCCGAGGGGCTGACCATCCTGCTGGCCGAGCAGAACCCGCATTTCGCCCGGGGCGTGGCGGACCGCGCGGTGGTGCTGGAGAAGGGCCGGGCGGTCTGGAGCGGGGCGCCGGAGGCGCTGGCGGCGGACGAGGCGGTGCGGCGCCGTTACCTCGCCGTCTAG
- a CDS encoding ABC transporter ATP-binding protein, with protein sequence MSLLVAQGLRKSFGGVAAVSDVSFALAAGEMLALIGPNGAGKSTCFNMVGGQLRPDAGRLVLAGGEITGLSPRAIARRGVGRTFQVTATFGSMTLRENVQLALLAREGEVWRFWRPLAGRRRAEAGALLEQVGLAEQAERAAGVLAYGDLKRLELAIALAGQPRLLLMDEPTAGMAPAEREALMRLVRRIATERGIAVLFTEHDMDVVFGVSDRILVLDHGRLIAEGDAASIRADPAVREIYLGTGDGVAG encoded by the coding sequence ATGAGCCTGCTCGTGGCGCAGGGGTTGCGGAAGTCCTTCGGCGGGGTGGCGGCGGTCTCGGACGTTTCCTTCGCGCTGGCGGCGGGGGAGATGCTGGCGCTGATCGGGCCGAACGGGGCCGGGAAGTCCACCTGCTTCAACATGGTGGGCGGGCAGTTGCGGCCGGATGCCGGGCGGCTGGTGCTGGCGGGTGGGGAGATCACCGGCCTCTCGCCCCGCGCCATCGCCCGGCGGGGGGTGGGGCGGACCTTCCAGGTCACCGCCACCTTCGGTTCCATGACGCTGCGGGAGAATGTGCAGCTCGCCCTGCTGGCGCGGGAGGGGGAGGTCTGGCGCTTCTGGCGGCCGCTGGCGGGCCGCCGGCGGGCGGAGGCCGGGGCACTGCTGGAACAGGTCGGGCTGGCGGAGCAGGCGGAGCGCGCGGCGGGGGTGCTGGCCTATGGCGACCTGAAGCGGCTGGAGCTGGCCATCGCCCTGGCCGGGCAGCCGCGCCTGCTGCTGATGGACGAGCCCACCGCCGGCATGGCCCCGGCGGAGCGCGAGGCGCTGATGCGGCTGGTGCGGCGGATCGCCACGGAACGGGGCATCGCCGTGCTTTTCACCGAGCATGACATGGACGTGGTCTTCGGCGTTTCCGACCGCATCCTGGTGCTGGACCATGGCCGGCTGATCGCGGAAGGGGACGCGGCCTCCATCCGCGCCGATCCGGCGGTGCGGGAGATCTATCTGGGAACCGGTGACGGGGTGGCCGGCTGA
- a CDS encoding ABC transporter permease, whose amino-acid sequence MTGTFLPTLLTGLAGASSLFLVASGLTILFGVTRIVNFSHGSLTMLGAYIGWSILTRLPRDPEWFVLGVLLTALATALIGVALELAVMRRVYRAPELFQLLATFGVVLILQDATLWLWGPAELSLPRPRWMRGFVEIAGSRFPFYDLLLIAAGPVVLGLLWLLLHRTRWGTLLRAATLDREMAAALGVNQRLLFTSVFALGAGLAGLGGALSLPNASANLQIDLSVITEAFVVVVVGGLGSLTGAFLASLLIGVLQAFGVALLPQSTLVLVFLVMAAVLVLRPNGLLGRPQAEAREAVAAAPVIRLAPPALRALGLAALLLAASAPFWLGDYALSVLTEACVALVFAASLHFMMGPGGMASFGHAAWFGIGAYAAGLLAQSLSAPMPLALLAAPLAAGLAAGLFGWFVVRLSGIYLAMLTLAFAQITWAIAFQWVGVTGGDNGLLGLWPEGWARDPRAFYLLALALAAGTVLLLRRMLYAPYGYALRAGRDSALRAEAIGLDVARLRILALAVAGAAAGLSGAIFAYAKGGVFPTYIAIPHSVEALLMVLLGGLQTMSGPVVGALAYTGLADLLVRSTDLWRLVLGAVILLVVMAFPEGIAGAARRLWLRGREA is encoded by the coding sequence GTGACCGGAACCTTCCTGCCCACCCTGCTGACAGGTCTGGCCGGGGCCTCCTCGCTCTTCCTGGTGGCCTCCGGGCTGACGATCCTCTTCGGCGTCACGCGGATCGTGAACTTCTCGCATGGCAGCCTGACCATGCTGGGCGCCTATATCGGCTGGAGCATCCTGACGCGCCTGCCGCGCGATCCGGAATGGTTCGTGCTCGGCGTGCTGCTCACCGCGCTCGCCACGGCGCTGATCGGCGTGGCGCTGGAACTTGCGGTGATGCGGCGGGTGTACCGCGCGCCGGAACTGTTCCAGCTTCTGGCCACCTTCGGCGTGGTGCTGATCCTGCAGGACGCCACGCTCTGGCTCTGGGGGCCGGCGGAGCTCTCCCTGCCCCGCCCGCGCTGGATGCGCGGCTTCGTGGAGATCGCCGGCAGCCGCTTCCCCTTCTACGACCTGCTCCTGATCGCGGCCGGGCCCGTGGTGCTGGGACTGCTCTGGCTGCTGCTGCACCGGACGCGCTGGGGCACGCTGCTGCGCGCCGCGACGCTGGACCGGGAGATGGCGGCGGCGCTGGGCGTGAACCAGCGCCTGCTCTTCACCTCGGTTTTCGCCCTCGGCGCCGGGCTGGCCGGGCTGGGCGGCGCGCTGTCCCTGCCCAATGCCTCGGCCAACCTGCAGATCGACCTGTCGGTGATCACCGAGGCCTTCGTGGTCGTGGTGGTGGGCGGGCTGGGCAGCCTGACGGGCGCCTTCCTGGCCAGCCTGCTGATCGGCGTGCTGCAGGCCTTCGGCGTGGCGCTGCTGCCGCAGAGCACGCTGGTGCTGGTCTTCCTGGTGATGGCGGCGGTGCTGGTGCTGCGCCCGAACGGGTTGCTGGGCCGCCCGCAGGCCGAGGCGCGGGAGGCGGTGGCCGCCGCGCCGGTGATCCGCCTCGCCCCGCCCGCCCTGCGCGCGCTGGGCCTCGCGGCGCTGCTGCTGGCCGCCTCCGCGCCCTTCTGGCTCGGCGACTATGCGCTCAGCGTGCTGACCGAGGCCTGCGTGGCGCTGGTCTTCGCGGCCAGCCTGCACTTCATGATGGGCCCCGGGGGGATGGCCAGCTTCGGCCATGCCGCCTGGTTCGGCATCGGCGCCTATGCCGCCGGGCTGCTGGCCCAGAGCCTGTCCGCCCCCATGCCGCTGGCGCTGCTGGCCGCGCCGCTCGCCGCTGGGCTGGCGGCGGGGCTGTTCGGCTGGTTCGTGGTGCGGCTCTCGGGCATCTACCTCGCCATGCTCACCCTGGCCTTCGCGCAGATCACCTGGGCCATCGCCTTCCAGTGGGTCGGGGTGACCGGCGGCGACAACGGGCTGCTCGGCCTCTGGCCGGAGGGCTGGGCGCGCGATCCCCGCGCCTTCTACCTCCTGGCGCTGGCGCTGGCCGCCGGGACCGTGCTGCTGCTGCGCCGGATGCTCTACGCCCCCTATGGCTACGCGCTGCGGGCGGGCCGGGATTCGGCGCTGCGGGCGGAGGCGATCGGGCTCGACGTGGCGCGGCTGCGCATCCTGGCCCTGGCGGTGGCCGGGGCGGCGGCGGGGTTGTCCGGGGCGATCTTCGCCTATGCCAAGGGCGGCGTCTTCCCGACCTATATCGCCATCCCGCATTCGGTGGAGGCGCTGCTGATGGTGCTGCTGGGCGGGCTCCAGACGATGAGCGGCCCGGTGGTCGGCGCCCTCGCCTATACCGGCCTCGCCGACCTCCTGGTCCGCAGCACCGATCTCTGGCGCCTCGTGCTGGGGGCCGTGATCCTGCTGGTCGTGATGGCCTTCCCCGAAGGCATCGCCGGCGCGGCACGGCGCCTCTGGCTGCGGGGACGCGAGGCGTGA
- a CDS encoding FAD-binding oxidoreductase, producing the protein MLPDPATTAACRSRASLALLLPTLQAALREPVLTSPAARAHYGHGEALPDDAPPDAVVRPRDNAEVAAVARLCHEARVPLIPFGAGTSVEGQVVAIRGGVTMDLSLMDAILDVSPAALDCRVQAGVRRLRLNEALRGDGLFFPVDPGADATLGGMAATRASGTGAVRYGTMRENVLGLTVVTADGRILRTGTRARKSASGYDLTRLFLGSEGTLGIITEMQLRLQGLPEAVSAATCQFPSVGAALEVAVGVLQSGIPVARMEFANAPQMRCCIAFSRLEGLEALPTLFLEFHGSPAAVEEQALAVEALAAEAGGGGFAWARRPEDRSRLWKARHDALPANLAHGRGRALMGTDACVPISELAACILETEADIAATGLEAPLIGHVGDGNFHLGILFDAAVPEERERAAALAHRTGERAIRLGGTCSGEHGIGLHKLDLMAEEHGGALDLMWAIKRAFDPHGIMNPGKLLPPRDSD; encoded by the coding sequence ATGTTGCCGGACCCGGCCACCACGGCAGCCTGCCGATCCCGCGCCAGCCTCGCCCTCCTCCTCCCCACCCTCCAGGCCGCGTTGCGGGAACCGGTGCTGACCAGCCCTGCCGCCCGCGCGCATTACGGCCATGGCGAGGCCCTGCCCGACGATGCCCCGCCCGATGCGGTGGTGCGTCCGCGCGACAATGCGGAGGTCGCCGCCGTGGCGCGCCTCTGCCACGAGGCGCGCGTGCCGCTGATCCCCTTCGGGGCCGGGACCTCGGTGGAGGGGCAGGTCGTCGCGATCCGGGGCGGCGTGACCATGGACCTATCGCTGATGGACGCGATCCTGGATGTCTCGCCCGCCGCGCTGGACTGCCGCGTGCAGGCGGGGGTGCGGCGGCTGCGGCTCAACGAAGCGCTGCGCGGCGACGGGCTGTTCTTTCCGGTCGATCCCGGGGCCGATGCCACGCTGGGCGGCATGGCGGCCACCCGCGCCTCCGGCACCGGCGCGGTGCGTTACGGCACGATGCGGGAGAATGTCCTCGGCCTGACGGTGGTGACGGCGGATGGGCGCATCCTGCGCACCGGCACGCGGGCGCGCAAATCGGCCAGTGGCTATGACCTGACCCGCCTTTTCCTCGGCAGTGAGGGCACGCTGGGCATCATCACCGAGATGCAGCTCCGCTTGCAGGGGCTGCCCGAGGCGGTCTCGGCCGCCACCTGCCAGTTCCCTTCCGTCGGGGCGGCGCTGGAGGTCGCGGTGGGGGTGCTGCAATCCGGCATCCCGGTGGCGCGGATGGAATTCGCCAACGCGCCGCAGATGCGCTGCTGCATCGCCTTCTCCCGGCTGGAGGGGCTGGAGGCGCTGCCGACCCTGTTCCTCGAATTCCATGGCAGCCCCGCCGCGGTGGAGGAGCAGGCGCTGGCGGTGGAGGCCCTGGCGGCGGAGGCCGGGGGCGGCGGCTTCGCCTGGGCGAGGCGGCCGGAGGATCGCTCCCGGCTCTGGAAGGCGCGGCACGACGCCCTGCCAGCCAACCTGGCCCATGGCCGGGGCCGCGCCCTGATGGGCACGGATGCCTGCGTGCCCATCTCGGAACTCGCCGCCTGCATCCTGGAGACGGAGGCGGATATCGCGGCGACGGGGCTGGAGGCGCCGCTGATCGGCCATGTCGGCGACGGCAACTTCCACCTGGGCATCCTCTTCGACGCCGCCGTGCCGGAGGAGCGCGAGCGCGCCGCGGCCCTGGCGCACCGCACCGGGGAGCGTGCCATCCGGCTGGGCGGCACCTGTTCCGGCGAGCACGGGATCGGGCTGCACAAGCTGGACCTCATGGCCGAGGAGCATGGCGGGGCGCTGGACCTGATGTGGGCCATCAAGCGGGCCTTCGATCCGCACGGGATCATGAACCCCGGCAAGCTGCTGCCGCCGCGTGACAGCGACTGA
- a CDS encoding dihydroxyacetone kinase family protein, which produces MKKLVNDPRHVVREMLEGLVALNPAQALLDGEDVVIRAGLPEPARRKVAVISGGGAGHEPAHAGYVGEGMLSAAVTGDVFTSPSTDAVLAGIRAVAGPAGALLVVKNYTGDRLNFGLAAELARAEGIPVEIVVVADDVALRATVEPERRRGIAGTVLVHKLAGAAAERGLPLPELARLARAAAAEIGSMGVALGACTVPAAGQPGFALGEEEVELGLGIHGEQGVERSALRPADGLVETLLAAILEDRGLRAGERVALLVNGLGGTPPMELAIVARRALALLRERGLVVERAWAGNFLTALEMPGCSLSLLRLDEARRDLLDAPARAPAWPGGGHVPSQPTLVPAPAGEDAVAGRPSGPLSGRLRQAALAAAAAVEAAEAELTALDSRAGDGDLGISLARGAAAIRALPETAFADAPEALARIGGALRRAIAGSSGPFYATALLRAARDLPPEPGPADWAAAFRRGVEAIAELGGAKPGDRTMLDALHPAAEAFRAELEAGRPASVAWAAAVRAAEEGAEATVRMRPRLGRASYLGERALGVPDAGAAAAVVWLRALAMPQG; this is translated from the coding sequence ATGAAGAAGCTGGTGAACGACCCCCGCCACGTGGTGCGGGAGATGCTGGAAGGGCTGGTGGCGCTGAACCCGGCCCAGGCCCTGCTGGATGGTGAGGACGTTGTCATCCGCGCCGGGCTGCCGGAACCGGCGCGGCGCAAGGTGGCGGTGATCTCCGGCGGCGGGGCGGGGCACGAGCCGGCCCATGCGGGCTATGTCGGGGAGGGGATGCTCTCGGCGGCGGTGACGGGCGATGTCTTCACCTCGCCCAGCACCGATGCGGTGCTGGCGGGGATCCGGGCGGTGGCCGGGCCGGCCGGGGCGCTGCTGGTGGTGAAGAACTACACGGGCGATCGTCTGAACTTCGGCCTCGCTGCGGAGCTGGCGCGGGCGGAGGGCATTCCGGTCGAGATCGTGGTGGTGGCCGACGACGTCGCCCTGCGCGCCACGGTGGAGCCGGAGCGGCGGCGCGGCATTGCCGGCACGGTGCTGGTGCACAAGCTGGCGGGCGCCGCGGCGGAACGCGGCCTGCCCCTGCCGGAGCTGGCGCGCCTGGCGCGTGCGGCGGCGGCGGAGATCGGCAGCATGGGCGTGGCGCTGGGCGCTTGCACCGTGCCGGCCGCCGGGCAGCCCGGCTTCGCGCTGGGCGAGGAGGAGGTGGAACTCGGCCTCGGCATCCATGGCGAGCAGGGCGTGGAGCGCAGCGCGCTGCGGCCGGCGGACGGGCTGGTGGAAACGCTGCTCGCCGCCATCCTGGAGGATCGCGGGCTGCGAGCGGGCGAGCGCGTCGCGCTGCTGGTCAACGGACTGGGCGGCACGCCGCCGATGGAGCTGGCCATCGTCGCCCGCCGCGCCCTGGCCCTGTTGCGGGAGCGGGGGCTGGTGGTGGAGCGGGCCTGGGCGGGGAACTTCCTGACCGCGCTGGAGATGCCGGGATGCTCGCTCTCCCTGCTGCGGCTGGACGAGGCGCGGCGGGATCTCCTCGACGCGCCGGCCCGGGCCCCGGCCTGGCCCGGCGGCGGGCATGTCCCGTCCCAACCCACCCTGGTTCCGGCACCGGCCGGCGAGGATGCCGTGGCGGGACGCCCGTCCGGCCCACTCTCCGGACGGCTGCGGCAGGCCGCCCTGGCGGCGGCCGCGGCGGTGGAGGCCGCCGAGGCGGAGCTGACCGCGCTCGACAGCCGGGCCGGGGATGGCGACCTGGGGATCAGCCTGGCGCGCGGCGCGGCGGCCATCCGAGCCTTGCCGGAGACCGCCTTTGCCGATGCGCCGGAAGCATTGGCGCGGATCGGCGGCGCGCTGCGCCGGGCCATCGCGGGCAGTTCCGGCCCCTTCTATGCCACGGCCCTGCTGCGGGCTGCGCGCGACCTGCCGCCGGAACCCGGCCCGGCCGACTGGGCCGCGGCGTTCCGGCGTGGCGTGGAGGCCATCGCGGAACTCGGGGGCGCGAAGCCCGGCGACCGGACCATGCTGGATGCGCTGCACCCGGCGGCGGAAGCCTTCCGCGCGGAGCTCGAAGCGGGCCGCCCGGCGTCTGTGGCCTGGGCTGCCGCTGTCCGCGCCGCCGAGGAAGGGGCGGAGGCGACCGTCCGGATGCGGCCCCGGCTGGGCCGGGCCAGCTATCTCGGGGAGCGCGCGCTCGGCGTGCCGGATGCGGGCGCCGCTGCGGCCGTGGTCTGGCTGCGCGCGTTGGCCATGCCGCAGGGCTGA
- the yghU gene encoding glutathione-dependent disulfide-bond oxidoreductase encodes MSDGPGYVPPRIWSWNKESGGRFANINRPVAGPTHEKELPVGRHPLQLYSLATPNGQKVTILLEELLAAGHAGAEYDAWLIRIGDGDQFGSGFVKVNPNSKIPTLLDRSGPEPVRVFESGAILLHLAEKFGAFLPAGPARAECLSWLFWQMGSAPYVGGGFGHFYAYAPVKIEYAIDRFTMEAKRLLDVLDRRLGESAYLAGDEYSIADIACWPWYGGLVKGWLYGAAEFIDAGSYRNVLRWADEIWARPAVKRGRMVNRVNGEASEQLWERHDAADFETRTQDKVPGG; translated from the coding sequence ATGAGCGACGGACCCGGCTACGTTCCCCCGAGGATCTGGTCCTGGAACAAGGAAAGCGGCGGACGCTTCGCCAACATCAACAGGCCCGTCGCCGGACCGACGCATGAGAAGGAGCTCCCGGTCGGGCGCCATCCGCTGCAGCTCTACTCGCTGGCGACGCCGAACGGGCAGAAGGTGACGATCCTGCTGGAGGAGCTTCTGGCGGCGGGACACGCCGGCGCGGAGTACGACGCCTGGCTGATCCGCATCGGCGATGGCGACCAGTTCGGCAGCGGCTTCGTGAAGGTGAACCCCAATTCCAAGATCCCCACGCTGCTCGACCGCAGCGGGCCGGAGCCAGTGCGCGTCTTCGAATCCGGGGCGATCCTGCTGCATCTGGCGGAGAAGTTCGGCGCCTTCCTGCCCGCCGGGCCGGCGCGCGCCGAATGCCTCTCATGGCTGTTCTGGCAGATGGGCAGCGCGCCCTATGTCGGTGGCGGCTTCGGCCATTTCTATGCCTATGCCCCGGTGAAGATCGAGTATGCGATCGACCGCTTCACCATGGAGGCCAAGCGCCTGCTGGACGTGCTGGACCGGCGCCTGGGGGAGAGCGCCTATCTGGCGGGCGACGAGTACTCGATCGCCGATATCGCCTGCTGGCCCTGGTATGGCGGGTTGGTGAAAGGCTGGCTCTACGGGGCGGCCGAGTTCATCGATGCGGGGTCATACCGCAACGTGCTGCGCTGGGCGGACGAGATCTGGGCGCGGCCGGCGGTGAAGCGGGGACGGATGGTGAACCGGGTGAACGGGGAGGCCTCCGAGCAGCTCTGGGAACGGCATGACGCCGCCGATTTCGAGACCCGGACCCAGGACAAGGTGCCCGGAGGCTGA
- the rplU gene encoding 50S ribosomal protein L21, with amino-acid sequence MTYAVIRTGGKQYRVTPNAVLVVEKLEAEAGQTVTFQDVLVLGGESGLTIGAPTVAGASVTATVIEQTRGDKVIVFKKRRRQNSRRKNGHRQHMTVLRIGDIAAA; translated from the coding sequence ATGACCTACGCAGTGATCCGCACGGGCGGCAAGCAGTACCGCGTCACCCCGAACGCCGTGCTGGTCGTCGAGAAGCTCGAGGCCGAAGCCGGCCAGACCGTGACCTTCCAGGACGTTCTCGTCCTCGGTGGCGAGTCCGGCCTGACGATCGGCGCCCCCACCGTGGCCGGCGCTTCGGTCACCGCCACGGTGATCGAGCAGACCCGCGGCGACAAGGTGATCGTCTTCAAGAAGCGCCGCCGCCAGAACAGCCGCCGCAAGAACGGCCACCGCCAGCACATGACCGTGCTGCGCATCGGCGACATCGCCGCGGCCTGA
- the rpmA gene encoding 50S ribosomal protein L27, whose product MAHKKAGGSSRNGRDSAGKRLGVKLYGGQAVKSGCIIVTQRGTKMLPGRNVLVSRDHSIQAVADGVVKFDRKAEGRVMVSVDPRPVAAPAAAE is encoded by the coding sequence ATGGCTCATAAGAAGGCTGGCGGTTCCTCCCGCAACGGTCGCGACTCCGCCGGCAAGCGCCTCGGCGTGAAGCTCTATGGCGGCCAGGCGGTGAAGTCCGGCTGCATCATCGTGACCCAGCGCGGCACCAAGATGCTGCCGGGCCGCAACGTGCTCGTCTCCCGCGACCACTCCATCCAGGCCGTGGCCGATGGCGTCGTGAAGTTCGACCGCAAGGCCGAGGGCCGCGTGATGGTCTCCGTGGACCCGCGCCCGGTGGCTGCCCCGGCGGCCGCCGAGTAA
- the obgE gene encoding GTPase ObgE, which translates to MKFLDEAKVYLKAGDGGDGVVAFRREKYIEFGGPDGGNGGRGGDVVVEAVEGLNTLIDYRYSQHFRARKGGNGAGSDRTGAGSEDVVLKVPVGSVVLDEDKETVLADLTEPGQRATLCRGGDGGHGNAHYKTSTNRAPRRADKGYPGEERWVWLRLKLIADAGLVGLPNAGKSTFLAAVSAARPKIADYPFTTLHPQLGVVRLNASEEFVLADIPGLIEGAAEGAGLGTRFLGHIERCAVLLHLIDGTQADPVAAWKTVRGELEEYGADLTDKPEILALNKTDAMTPQARASRIKALERATGRPVMLISGATGEGVPEVLRALADAVAADRAERAA; encoded by the coding sequence ATGAAGTTCCTCGACGAAGCGAAGGTCTATCTGAAGGCAGGCGACGGCGGTGACGGCGTCGTGGCCTTCCGCCGCGAGAAATACATCGAGTTCGGCGGCCCGGATGGCGGCAATGGCGGCCGGGGCGGCGATGTGGTGGTCGAGGCGGTGGAGGGGCTGAACACCCTGATCGACTACCGCTACTCCCAGCATTTCCGCGCCCGCAAGGGCGGCAACGGCGCCGGCTCCGACCGTACTGGCGCGGGCAGCGAGGATGTGGTGCTCAAGGTTCCCGTCGGCTCGGTGGTGCTGGACGAGGACAAGGAGACCGTCCTCGCCGACCTGACCGAGCCCGGCCAGCGCGCCACGCTCTGCCGCGGCGGCGATGGCGGCCATGGCAACGCGCACTACAAGACCTCGACCAACCGCGCCCCGCGCCGGGCCGACAAGGGCTATCCGGGCGAGGAGCGCTGGGTCTGGCTGCGCCTCAAGCTGATCGCCGATGCCGGTCTGGTCGGCCTGCCCAATGCGGGCAAGAGCACCTTCCTCGCCGCCGTCTCCGCCGCCCGGCCCAAGATCGCCGACTACCCCTTCACCACCCTGCATCCGCAGCTCGGCGTGGTGCGGCTCAATGCCTCCGAGGAATTCGTCCTGGCCGACATCCCGGGGCTGATCGAGGGTGCGGCGGAGGGGGCCGGCCTCGGCACCCGCTTCCTGGGCCATATCGAGCGCTGCGCCGTGCTGCTGCACCTGATCGACGGCACCCAGGCCGATCCGGTCGCCGCCTGGAAGACGGTGCGCGGCGAGCTGGAGGAGTATGGCGCCGACCTGACCGACAAGCCCGAGATCCTCGCCCTCAACAAGACCGACGCCATGACGCCGCAGGCCCGCGCCTCCCGCATCAAGGCGCTGGAGCGTGCCACCGGCCGCCCGGTCATGCTGATCAGCGGCGCCACGGGGGAGGGCGTGCCGGAGGTCCTCCGCGCCCTGGCCGATGCCGTGGCCGCCGACCGGGCGGAACGCGCGGCATGA
- the proB gene encoding glutamate 5-kinase codes for MIDLRNAKRIVVKVGSALVVDPETAAPREAWLASVAADLAALREGGAEVILVSSGAIALARRVLGLTQPRLRLEEKQAAAAVGQIRLAGAWQGVFAAHGIAAAQLLLTLEDSEDRRRYLNARATLSTLLGLGCVPVINENDTVATAEIRFGDNDRLAARVAEMVQADALVLLSDIDGLYTADPRRDPEARHLPAIERITDEIMAMGGEPPPGYSSGGMRTKLLAAKIATGAGCAMAIALGTRLNPLRHLLEGGRCTWFLPAPEGRSARKAWIAGSLAPHGAVTVDAGAVRALRNGSSLLPAGVREVSGSFGRGDPISIRDEAGREVARGLSAYDADAAQRIAGRHTDEIEAILGLRGRDEIIHRDDLVLL; via the coding sequence ATGATCGACCTCCGCAACGCGAAGCGGATCGTCGTCAAGGTCGGCTCCGCCCTGGTGGTGGACCCGGAGACCGCCGCGCCGCGCGAGGCCTGGCTCGCCTCCGTCGCCGCCGACCTCGCCGCGCTGCGCGAAGGCGGGGCCGAGGTCATCCTGGTCTCCTCCGGCGCCATCGCCCTGGCCCGGCGCGTTCTGGGCCTGACCCAGCCGCGCCTGCGGTTGGAGGAGAAGCAGGCGGCTGCCGCGGTCGGGCAGATCCGCCTCGCCGGGGCCTGGCAGGGCGTCTTCGCCGCCCATGGCATCGCCGCCGCCCAGCTCCTCCTGACCCTGGAGGACAGCGAGGACCGCCGCCGCTACCTGAACGCCCGAGCCACGCTCTCCACCCTGCTGGGCCTGGGCTGCGTGCCGGTGATCAACGAGAACGACACGGTCGCCACGGCGGAGATCCGCTTCGGCGACAATGACCGTCTCGCCGCGCGAGTGGCCGAGATGGTGCAGGCCGATGCGCTGGTCCTGCTCTCCGACATCGACGGCCTCTACACCGCCGATCCGCGCCGCGACCCGGAGGCGCGGCACCTTCCCGCGATCGAGCGCATCACCGACGAGATCATGGCCATGGGGGGCGAGCCGCCGCCCGGCTATTCCTCCGGCGGCATGCGCACCAAGCTCCTGGCCGCGAAGATTGCCACCGGCGCCGGCTGCGCCATGGCCATCGCCCTCGGCACCCGCCTGAACCCGCTCCGGCACCTGCTCGAAGGCGGCCGCTGCACCTGGTTCCTCCCGGCGCCCGAGGGCCGCAGCGCCCGCAAGGCCTGGATCGCCGGCAGCCTAGCCCCGCACGGCGCCGTCACCGTGGATGCCGGTGCCGTCCGCGCGCTGCGCAACGGCTCATCCCTGCTGCCCGCCGGGGTGCGGGAGGTCTCGGGCAGCTTCGGGCGGGGCGACCCGATCTCGATCCGCGACGAGGCCGGCCGCGAGGTCGCCCGCGGCCTTTCCGCCTATGACGCCGATGCCGCGCAGCGCATCGCCGGGCGCCATACGGACGAGATCGAGGCCATCCTCGGCCTGCGCGGCCGCGACGAGATCATCCACCGGGACGACCTCGTCCTGCTCTGA